In bacterium, one genomic interval encodes:
- a CDS encoding rubrerythrin family protein, which yields MHKMTEQNLWAAFAGESQAHVKYAAFADEAYKAGLANVAKLFRAVSFAERVHATNHLRVLGGLKGTGDNLQTAIDGENFEVDEMYPAYDAVAKLQGETDAERSIHFAVEAEKIHAVMYADAKRSVDSGKDWAIGDVYICPNCGYTHIVSAGDPLPDFCPVCAWKKSTFKKFSGYDELV from the coding sequence ATGCACAAGATGACCGAGCAGAACCTCTGGGCCGCCTTCGCCGGCGAATCCCAAGCCCACGTGAAGTACGCCGCCTTCGCCGACGAGGCCTACAAGGCCGGCCTGGCCAACGTCGCCAAGCTCTTCCGCGCCGTCAGCTTCGCCGAGCGCGTCCACGCCACCAACCACCTCCGGGTGCTCGGGGGGCTGAAGGGCACGGGCGACAACCTCCAGACCGCCATTGACGGCGAGAACTTCGAGGTGGACGAGATGTACCCGGCCTACGACGCCGTGGCCAAGCTCCAGGGCGAGACGGACGCCGAGAGGAGCATCCACTTCGCCGTCGAGGCGGAGAAGATCCACGCCGTCATGTACGCCGACGCCAAGCGGTCCGTGGATTCCGGGAAAGACTGGGCCATCGGCGACGTCTACATCTGCCCCAACTGCGGCTACACGCACATCGTCTCCGCCGGCGACCCCCTGCCCGACTTCTGCCCGGTGTGCGCCTGGAAGAAGTCCACCTTCAAAAAGTTCTCGGGCTACGACGAGCTGGTGTAG